From one Triticum aestivum cultivar Chinese Spring chromosome 4B, IWGSC CS RefSeq v2.1, whole genome shotgun sequence genomic stretch:
- the LOC123089704 gene encoding G-type lectin S-receptor-like serine/threonine-protein kinase B120 has protein sequence MILQASNCKQQRIYQELMPMQLCHPCLAVYGILLLLCWPFACAHAYASQSRLVPGKPLSPGSVVVSQDGVFALGFFSTDGDGEKRQRHYVGIWYNSIPERTVVWVSNRAAPITTNLSSANLAVTSSSGIVLSDSDGRAVWTTNKSISISASASASASTVEAVLDNTGNFILRSLADSAILWQSFDHPTDTLLPGMNLRLSHKTLPLQHLVSWKGQQDPSPGEFSYGADPSNLLRCFAWNGSRPHRRSPVWTSHLYMGGFNESAIYMALHHAGDEVYMSFGMPAGSFVQLVRLEIDYSGKVNILSWQSNMSAWRALYAEPQHECNTYGYCGPYGYCDNTQIVPVCKCLDGFEPRDAKGWISGSFSQGCRPKEVPRCTHGDSFLAFPGMKVPDKFLRVPSRSFDECTEECRSNCSCVAYAYSKMSNIDIDGDDTRCLLWIGDFIDMENNHQGGENLYVRTKRLQGNQGSKLVWERLMRRDTGNYNQFADGNTEFPILNFREIATATNNFSESNILGKGGFGNVYKGTLEDGKEIAVKRLRVGSVQGAVEFKNEIALISRLQHRNLVKLIGCSIHEDEKFLIYAYLPNRSLDYFIFNDRRKSLLNWPTRFKIIAGVARGLLYLHQDSRLTMIHRDLKASNILLDAEMIPKISDFGTARIFSVNQHEGHTNRVVGTFGYMSPEYAMEGIISVKSDVYSFGILVLEIVSGMKTGATTPTSSRARTHNLIDYAWSLMKDGKVMDLIESSIVEGCSLVEALRCIHIGLLSVQDDPEARPLMSWVVASLDNEDIELPQPKEPMCFAHRNYGAGESHVHDMSLVNLKGR, from the exons ATGATCCTGCAAGCAAGCAATTGCAAGCAGCAGAGGATCTATCAAGAATTAATGCCTATGCAGCTGTGTCATCCTTGCCTTGCTGTGTATGGCATTCTTTTGCTTCTTTGTTGGCCATTCGCTTGTGCCCATGCTTATGCATCTCAGAGCCGGCTTGTCCCTGGCAAGCCGCTCTCCCCTGGGAGTGTCGTCGTCTCCCAAGATGGGGTGTTTGCCCTGGGATTCTTCTCCACCGATGGGGATGGGGAGAAGCGGCAGCGCCACTATGTGGGCATATGGTACAACAGCATCCCGGAGCGCACCGTGGTATGGGTTTCTAACCGTGCGGCGCCCATCACCACTAACCTTTCCTCTGCAAATCTTGCGGTGACCAGCAGCTCCGGCATAGTGCTGTCTGATAGCGATGGCCGTGCCGTGTGGACAACCAACAAGAGCATCAGCATCAGCGCGAGCGCGAGCGCGAGCGCGAGCACGGTGGAAGCAGTGTTGGACAACACCGGCAACTTCATCCTTCGGTCGTTGGCCGACAGTGCCATACTATGGCAAAGCTTCGACCACCCTACCGACACCCTCCTCCCCGGCATGAACCTGAGGCTGAGCCACAAGACGCTCCCACTGCAGCACCTCGTGTCGTGGAAAGGGCAGCAGGACCCATCCCCCGGCGAGTTCTCGTACGGCGCGGACCCTAGCAACCTCCTCCGGTGCTTCGCCTGGAACGGGTCGAGGCCACACCGGCGAAGCCCGGTGTGGACAAGCCACCTCTACATGGGCGGATTCAACGAGTCGGCCATTTACATGGCCTTGCatcacgccggcgacgaggtgtACATGTCCTTCGGCATGCCGGCTGGCTCCTTCGTCCAGCTGGTGAGGTTGGAGATCGACTACTCAGGCAAGGTAAATATACTAAGCTGGCAGAGCAACATGTCCGCATGGAGGGCCCTGTACGCAGAGCCTCAACATGAGTGCAATACGTACGGCTACTGCGGTCCTTATGGTTACTGCGACAACACACAAATCGTCCCGGTTTGCAAGTGCCTTGACGGTTTTGAACCGAGGGATGCTAAAGGATGGATCTCCGGTAGCTTCTCACAGGGATGCCGCCCCAAGGAGGTGCCAAGGTGCACCCATGGAGACAGTTTCTTGGCCTTTCCGGGCATGAAGGTCCCGGACAAGTTCCTTCGTGTCCCGAGCAGAAGCTTTGATGAGTGCACCGAGGAATGCAGAAGCAATTGCTCCTGCGTGGCATATGCTTACTCCAAGATGAGCAACATAGATATTGACGGGGATGACACAAGATGCCTGTTATGGATAGGCGATTTTATCGACATGGAGAACAACCATCAAGGAGGGGAGAACCTCTATGTTCGGACTAAAAGATTGCAAG GCAATCAAGGAAGCAAGCTTGTCTGGGAAAGGTTGATGCGTCGAGATACAGGAAATTACAATCAGTTCGCTGATGGTAACACGGAGTTTCCCATTTTGAACTTTAGGGAAATTGCTACCGCGACAAATAATTTCTCTGAATCCAACATTCTTGGCAAAGGAGGGTTTGGCAATGTTTATAAG GGAACGTTGGAAGATGGTAAGGAAATTGCTGTGAAAAGGCTTCGTGTAGGTTCTGTCCAAGGGGCAGTGGAGTTCAAAAATGAAATAGCTCTGATTTCCAGGTTGCAGCAtagaaacttggtcaaacttatAGGCTGCAGTATTCATGAAGACGAAAAGTTTTTGATTTATGCATACCTACCTAACCGAAGTCTGGATTACTTCATTTTCA ATGATAGAAGAAAATCACTGCTCAATTGGCCCACAAGATTTAAGATAATCGCTGGTGTAGCCAGGGGACTTCTTTATCTCCACCAAGATTCCAGATTGACGATGATCCATAGAGATCTCAAAGCAAGCAACATATTGTTGGATGCTGAGATGATCCCCAAAATATCAGATTTTGGTACGGCTAGGATCTTTAGTGTCAATCAACACGAAGGACATACAAATCGAGTTGTTGGAACATT CGGATACATGTCGCCTGAATACGCAATGGAAGGCATCATCTCCGTCAAATCCGATGTTTACAGCTTTGGCATATTAGTTCTAGAGATTGTGAGTGGCATGAAGACCGGCGCCACAACCCCGACAAGCTCACGCGCGCGCACTCATAATCTTATAGATTAT GCGTGGAGCTTAATGAAGGATGGGAAAGTGATGGATCTAATCGAGTCATCCATCGTTGAGGGTTGCTCTCTCGTTGAAGCTCTACGATGCATCCATATCGGACTCTTGTCGGTGCAGGACGACCCAGAGGCTCGCCCCCTCATGTCTTGGGTGGTAGCAAGCCTGGATAATGAAGACATTGAGCTCCCGCAGCCAAAAGAGCCTATGTGCTTTGCACACCGTAACTACGGAGCCGGGGAAAGCCATGTGCATGATATGAGCCTCGTAAACCTCAAGGGGCGCTAG